ACGAATTCGGGTAAGAAAATCTCTTACTGAAAAAAATAAAGAACGTCAGCGCAAGCAAAACGAGAAAAGATGTTGTAAGATAGTTGAAGACGATATAATCAATACCAAAAACAGCATAAACGGGGGCAATGATCAAAGGGAACCCAATGGGATAAGCCGGAGGAGCATGCTGACGATAAGTTTCGTTGTAGATGTAACCGGTTTGCGATTGAGGAATGCCTTCCACGATATTTTTTGCCTGGATGATGTACTGGGCAAAATCGTCGCCCCAGTCGTGGCTGGAATGTATATTAATGAAAAAAAGCGGAATTAAAAGTAAAAACAATGCAACATGCCATGTAAAAACACGGGGAGATTTAATTGCCATAAGAATTTTTATTGGGTTTCAAAAGTGAGAAGAATCTGCTTCCTGAGCAAATCTTTTACGTAGCTCATATCATATTTCTTCCCTGTTTCCTTTTCAATGGAAGTTACTTTTTTATCTATAAAACCACAGGGATTGATAAAATTGAAGTAATTCAGATCTGTATTCACGTTCAGAGCAAAGCCGTGCATTGTAACCCCACGGCTTACCCTTACGCCAATAGCACAGATTTTACGGGTAAGATGCGGTTTAGCGGTATCAAGCCACACGCCGGTGGCACCTGCGAAACGTTCTGCCGTAACGTCAAGTTTTTCAAGAGTAAGGATAATGGCTTCCTCTATCAGAAAAATATACTTTTTCACACCAAGCGAAAACTGTTCCAGGTCGAAAATAGGATAACCAACCAATTGCCCTGGACCATGATAGGTAATGTCGCCTCCGCGATTAGTACGGAAAAAGGTAGCGTTTACTGCCTGCATCTGTATGTAACTGATAAGCAAATTATCCTCAGAACCACTTTTCCCTAAGGTATATACATGCGGATGTTCGCAGAACAGCAGATAATTTAAAGCTTCTATTTCCGGGATATCTTTCCCGGTTTTTCGTTTAATCACTTCCTGCAGAAGTTTTTCCTGGTAATCCCAGGCTTCCCTGTATTCCATGATTCCTAAATCATGATAAATAACAGACTTTTTCATCTATAAATGATTTTCGGCATGATACGACGAACGAACAAACGGACCACTTTCCACAAAACGGAATCCTTTGGCAAGTCCTGCCTTACGGTATTTCTCAAATACGTCCGGGTGAATGTATTCCGCAACAGCAATATTTCGAAGTGTAGGCCGCAGGTATTGTCCGAGGGTAAAAATGCCGCAACCCGTATCCAGCAGGTCGTTCATGGTTTCCAAAACTTCTTCTTCCGTTTCACCCAAGCCAAGCATTATCCCTGATTTGGCAGTTACTCCTTCCTGGCTGATGTATTGAAGAACAGCAAGACTACGACGGTATTGCGCACGGTTTCTTATCACGGGAGTAAGCCTTTCTACTGTTTCCAGGTTATGCGAAAGAATTTCCGGACGGGAATCTATCACTATTTGAAGTGCTTCTTCATCACCGTTAAAATCGGGAATCAGGGCTTCAATGGTCGTTTGTGGGTTCAATTTTTTTACTTTCCGGATGGTTTCTGCCCAAAGAGCGGCTCCGCCATCGGAAAGGTCATCGCGGGTAACGGAAGTAAGTACGCAATGTTTCAATTGCATCAGTTTTACCGTCTCTGCCACCCTTGCCGGTTCGCCGGAATCGGGAGGCATTGGTTTCCCATGGTCAACAGCACAAAAATGGCAGTTGCGGGTGCAGGTATTGCCCAGTATCATCAGCGTAGCAGTACCTTTTTCCCAGCATTCGGCCTGGTTGGGGCAGTTGCCACTTTTGCAAATGGTATGCAGACGGTTTTCGCTTACTGCATGGCTGACATTCAGAAAATTTTCACCTTTCGGTAGCTTGATCTTCAGCCAGGCAGGTTTGCGGATGGGTTTTTCGTTTTCGGGATTCATCTTTTCAAATTCTCGGGCAAAAGTACCAACAATTCTATCAGCATTAAAACTGCCTTAGATTCACCATTATCGTATAACTTTATAATTTTTATCTTTGCAAAAATTTTAATGATGAGTTTAGAACTGAGTGAACAGGAAGTTATCCGCCGCAATGCGCTTACAGAATTGGAAAATCTTGGCATCAATCCCTACCCTGCCGAGAAATTTGATGTTAATGTGAATACGAAAGAAATATTAGAAAATTTTCCTAAAGATAATACTCTTTACCAGGATGTAAGCATAGCCGGACGCATCATGAGCCGACGGATAATGGGTGCAGCTTCTTTTGCCGAAATCCAGGATGCCGAAGGTCGTATCCAGCTTTATTTCAAAAGGGATGACCTTTGCACCGGAGAAGACAAGACTCTGTACAACACTGTTTTTAAACGTCTGTCCGACATTGGCGATATAGTTGGTGTTAGCGGCTTCGTTTTCGTTACTCAGATGGGTGAAATCACCATTCACGTAAAAGAATTTAAACTTCTGAGCAAATCGCTTAGGGTTTTACCAGTGGTAAAGGAAAAAGACGAAGTGGTATATGATGCCTTTACCGATGCCGAAATGCGTTACCGTCAGCGTTATGTTGACCTGATAGTAAATCCACAGGTAAGGGAAATCTTTGTAAAAAGAACCAAATTGGTAAATTCCATGCGGCAGTTTCTGAACACTAAAAACTACCTCGAGGTGGAAACGCCAATTCTCCAGCCATTGTACGGTGGTGCTGCCGCACGCCCTTTTAAAACCCATCACAACTCGCTTGATATTACTCTTTACCTGCGAATAGCAAATGAATTATACCTGAAACGCCTCATCGTGGGCGGTTACGATGGCGTTTTTGAATTCTCAAAAGACTTCCGCAACGAAGGAATGGACCGCTTCCATAATCCTGAATTTACACAGATGGAACTTTACGTAGCCTACAAAGACTACGAATGGATGATGAATCTGGTGGAAGAAATGGTGGAAAAGATAGCATTCGACCTGCATGGGACAACAAAGGTAATGGTAGGCGAAAATATCATTGATTTCAAACGTCCCTGGAAACGTGCTACCATGTTCGAAATCATTCAACAATTTACCGGGATAGATATTTCGGAGATGAATGAAGAACAATTGGTGGAAACAGCCAAAAAGCTCGGCATAGAAGTGGATGCAAGCATGGGTAAAGGCAAGCTGATAGATGAAATTTTCGGTGAAACCTGCGAACCCAAGCTGATTCAGCCTATTTTTATCACCGATTATCCGGTGGAAATGTCGCCCCTGGCAAAGAAACACCGCAGCAAACCAGGTTTGGTGGAACGTTTCGAAGCCATTTGTAATGGCAAGGAACTTTGCAACGCCTTTTCCGAACTGAACGACCCCATTGACCAGCGCAAACGTTTCGAGGCACAATTAGAACTTGGCAAACGTGGCGACGACGAAAGCATGATACTCGACGAAGACTTCCTCCGTGCGCTGGAATATGGCATGCCTCCCACAGCAGGTCTCGGCATCGGCATTGACCGCCTCACCATGATCATGACCAACTCGCCATCCATCCAGGATGTGCTTTTCTTCCCGCAGATGCGCCCCGAAGTAGCTTCTTCTGCTCCGGTGAATGATGATGCCCAGTTTGAAACCTTAGGTATTCCTGCCGAATGGATTCCTGTATTTCATAAGGCTGGCATCAGTAATATTGATTCTCTGAAAAAAGCCAATTCCAACAAGCTGCTGAACGACCTTGGTGGCTTACGCAAAAAAATGAAACTCGACATCCCTACGATAAAACTGGATGATATTAAACGGTGGGTAGAAGGGTGATTTGGAAATTCATTGGTGGCATTCCTTTTTAGAAGTAAACGCATTTCTTTTTAAGGCAAAACAGACTTGCCAACCATTGAAGCCTGCAAAGAAAGTGGGAGGTTTTTGAAAAATATTAAATATCCTTTCTATGGATATTAAAACCCTGACGGGTTAATAGTAAAACATGTTTTATCCCGGACTCAGGTTATTCAATTGCAGAAGGCAAACTCTTCAGTTTTTTCATCCTGTAAACGAAAGCATTCATCGCCGATTTACCGCACCTGGTGATTGTAAGAGTATCGGGAGGCAGAATGGTGTCGAAACAGTCGCCGTAAAGTGGTAACGGATCTTTAAAATCATGGCTAAGGGTGATAAAGTAAGCATCTGTTCCGGCGGCAGGTATTCCACGAAGGTGGTTAATCCAATAATATTTATGAATACGTTCCAGGGTGCCAACAGCATACAGCTTTATGCCAAGGGGCTGTGCAACGTAATAATCGAGATTGGCAGCCGGGAACCAGCGGTAGGAAATTATCACCGGCTTGTGCATTTTCCCGTTTAGTTTATCCTGATTGATGATAGGTTCCACTTTTTCTTTTAACTGTTTCCAACCGTACATGTCGAGAGTGAGGTCGTCTTCTCCCATTTTTTGAGGGTTTCCGGTATGGCGCGTATCCAGATTTATCCAGCCGTAATTGATTTCTGTCCAACTGGCAGTTAAAGCAGTTCCC
The genomic region above belongs to Lentimicrobiaceae bacterium and contains:
- the lipB gene encoding lipoyl(octanoyl) transferase LipB; this translates as MKKSVIYHDLGIMEYREAWDYQEKLLQEVIKRKTGKDIPEIEALNYLLFCEHPHVYTLGKSGSEDNLLISYIQMQAVNATFFRTNRGGDITYHGPGQLVGYPIFDLEQFSLGVKKYIFLIEEAIILTLEKLDVTAERFAGATGVWLDTAKPHLTRKICAIGVRVSRGVTMHGFALNVNTDLNYFNFINPCGFIDKKVTSIEKETGKKYDMSYVKDLLRKQILLTFETQ
- the lipA gene encoding lipoyl synthase — protein: MNPENEKPIRKPAWLKIKLPKGENFLNVSHAVSENRLHTICKSGNCPNQAECWEKGTATLMILGNTCTRNCHFCAVDHGKPMPPDSGEPARVAETVKLMQLKHCVLTSVTRDDLSDGGAALWAETIRKVKKLNPQTTIEALIPDFNGDEEALQIVIDSRPEILSHNLETVERLTPVIRNRAQYRRSLAVLQYISQEGVTAKSGIMLGLGETEEEVLETMNDLLDTGCGIFTLGQYLRPTLRNIAVAEYIHPDVFEKYRKAGLAKGFRFVESGPFVRSSYHAENHL
- the lysS gene encoding lysine--tRNA ligase, coding for MMSLELSEQEVIRRNALTELENLGINPYPAEKFDVNVNTKEILENFPKDNTLYQDVSIAGRIMSRRIMGAASFAEIQDAEGRIQLYFKRDDLCTGEDKTLYNTVFKRLSDIGDIVGVSGFVFVTQMGEITIHVKEFKLLSKSLRVLPVVKEKDEVVYDAFTDAEMRYRQRYVDLIVNPQVREIFVKRTKLVNSMRQFLNTKNYLEVETPILQPLYGGAAARPFKTHHNSLDITLYLRIANELYLKRLIVGGYDGVFEFSKDFRNEGMDRFHNPEFTQMELYVAYKDYEWMMNLVEEMVEKIAFDLHGTTKVMVGENIIDFKRPWKRATMFEIIQQFTGIDISEMNEEQLVETAKKLGIEVDASMGKGKLIDEIFGETCEPKLIQPIFITDYPVEMSPLAKKHRSKPGLVERFEAICNGKELCNAFSELNDPIDQRKRFEAQLELGKRGDDESMILDEDFLRALEYGMPPTAGLGIGIDRLTMIMTNSPSIQDVLFFPQMRPEVASSAPVNDDAQFETLGIPAEWIPVFHKAGISNIDSLKKANSNKLLNDLGGLRKKMKLDIPTIKLDDIKRWVEG